The following proteins come from a genomic window of Rutidosis leptorrhynchoides isolate AG116_Rl617_1_P2 chromosome 10, CSIRO_AGI_Rlap_v1, whole genome shotgun sequence:
- the LOC139871331 gene encoding F-box/FBD/LRR-repeat protein At3g26920-like — protein MDFDHNNVRASPNEDRLSDLPLELILQILTRVDTKIAIQICLLLIPRWKLIWTSMPYLNFSSIEFKTLAKFSKFLTHVLSQRNHQVEVSSVNLCLHGEDTEDNFVREILKCAFSHNVQELILDIRLKNEFRPYFLRSKTLKHLTVRTFTCDLCVSPKTQWDLPALTTLYLDDISLCDDKLESIDPFSKFVNLQNLTLEFVRVKAKVFEIIAPRLSNLKLINFRSSNVIKVISHQLENLTIIDCSIDDLNIPSGFSSLYYQAYHPRKWLKDRFHSTNKVTVIFPIHCPIRPYRREDAHDIINVLQELHSARFLTLNLDIVEVR, from the coding sequence ATGGACTTTGACCATAATAATGTTAGAGCATCGCCTAATGAAGATAGATTGAGCGACTTGCCTCTTGAGCTTATTCTTCAAATCCTCACTCGCGTTGACACTAAAATAGCTATTCAAATATGTTTGTTGTTGATTCCAAGATGGAAGCTTATCTGGACATCAATGCCATATCTCAACTTTTCAAGTATTGAATTTAAAACTTTAGCCAAGTTCTCAAAATTCTTGACCCATGTTCTGTCTCAGCGTAACCATCAAGTAGAAGTGTCCTCGGTGAATCTATGTTTACATGgagaagatactgaagataattttGTGAGAGAGATTTTAAAATGTGCGTTTTCTCACAATGTCCAAGAACTAATACTTGATATTAGACTCAAGAATGAATTTCGTCCTTATTTCCTTAGGTCTAAGACTCTCAAGCATCTTACTGTTAGAACCTTCACTTGTGATCTTTGCGTTTCACCCAAAACACAATGGGATTTACCAGCTTTAACGACTTTGTATCTAGATGATATTTCGTTGTGTGATGATAAACTTGAATCTATTGATCCTTTCTCCAAGTTCGTCAACTTACAGAACCTTACTTTAGAATTTGTTAGGGTCAAGGCTAAGGTCTTTGAAATTATCGCTCCCCGACTTTCTAATCTCAAACTAATTAATTTTAGAAGCTCAAATGTTATCAAAGTGATATCACATCAACTTGAGAATCTCACTATAATTGATTGCTCAATTGATGACTTGAATATTCCATCGGGATTTTCGTCATTATACTACCAAGCTTACCATCCTCGAAAGTGGCTTAAAGACCGTTTTCACTCAACGAACAAAGTGACTGTCATTTTTCCCATACATTGTCCAATTAGGCCATATAGGCGGGAAGATGCTCATGATATTATTAACGTGCTTCAAGAGCTCCATAGTGCCAGATTTCTTACGCTTAACTTAGACATTGTTGAGGTACGATGA